One segment of Nostoc sp. UHCC 0302 DNA contains the following:
- a CDS encoding methyltransferase domain-containing protein, with amino-acid sequence MTYKQEVIDFYNARTNYDNDATFNRAITLFDYATPFPGQSVLDVATGTGNIAIEAAKKVGTSGSVIGIDIATELLKIAQQKIQAENLSNIELIEVDAQIYEPESNQFDAIYCSYALVLFPNIPTILGNWYRFLKSSGFIAFTCSSEDSYSALSIVEACAKHGITLPNLHEPLGTPERIQYLLTQAKFNQIEIHSRQLGTYLCLEKAQSRWNGQFWLHIDNPLRELKPEKISRIKASYDDKIAALETEEGVWHEELIYYVVARKV; translated from the coding sequence ATGACCTACAAACAAGAGGTTATCGATTTTTACAACGCTAGGACGAACTATGATAACGATGCCACTTTCAATCGCGCAATCACACTTTTTGACTATGCAACTCCATTTCCTGGGCAATCCGTTTTAGATGTTGCAACAGGAACCGGAAATATTGCCATCGAAGCTGCTAAAAAAGTCGGCACAAGTGGTTCTGTGATTGGAATTGATATTGCAACAGAATTACTCAAGATTGCTCAGCAGAAAATTCAAGCAGAAAACTTATCCAATATTGAGCTAATTGAAGTCGATGCACAAATATATGAGCCGGAATCGAATCAATTTGACGCAATCTATTGTTCTTACGCGCTCGTGCTTTTTCCCAACATTCCTACGATTCTCGGAAATTGGTATCGTTTTCTCAAATCCAGTGGATTCATCGCATTTACCTGCTCATCGGAAGATTCATATTCAGCATTGTCAATCGTAGAAGCCTGTGCAAAACATGGAATCACACTTCCAAATCTGCATGAACCATTGGGAACACCAGAGCGAATTCAATACCTATTAACTCAAGCCAAATTTAATCAAATAGAAATTCATTCCCGACAACTGGGGACTTATTTGTGCTTAGAAAAAGCCCAGAGCAGATGGAATGGACAATTCTGGCTACATATCGATAATCCACTGCGCGAATTAAAACCGGAAAAAATTAGCCGGATTAAAGCGAGTTATGACGATAAGATCGCTGCACTAGAAACTGAGGAGGGCGTATGGCATGAGGAATTAATTTACTACGTTGTTGCTCGTAAAGTATAA
- a CDS encoding P63C domain-containing protein, with protein sequence MSDDILRQEIDGVEYFTIASTGESGMSQRGLSRLCGVGLRAVQNLLDNLTKKTAPHWLQSLVEGDLYLTKKTAVKGGETTPIKAQVCWGVLRYYERKGRVEAVRALDAIGAIGINSFIQAKTGWLPEQYQSSPKQRQQISRILSTPQPWTLMFESEFEENLARLSKLHKKHIQNGKYYWEFIYNWMTPEEKAKLDIVNPVLANGRRKHKIHQMLSSQTKQRLSPHVTSVLILMKSANSVAELRRLVQRQYGVDQPNLFDGWSLE encoded by the coding sequence ATGTCTGACGATATCTTGCGCCAAGAAATTGACGGTGTAGAGTATTTTACCATAGCTAGCACTGGTGAGTCAGGGATGAGCCAGAGAGGACTTTCCCGGCTATGTGGTGTTGGCCTTAGAGCAGTACAAAATCTGCTGGACAACCTGACTAAAAAAACAGCACCACATTGGCTTCAAAGCCTTGTAGAAGGCGACTTATACCTGACTAAAAAAACTGCTGTTAAAGGGGGAGAAACTACACCAATCAAAGCTCAAGTTTGTTGGGGTGTATTACGATACTACGAGCGCAAGGGCAGAGTAGAAGCGGTTAGAGCTTTAGACGCTATTGGGGCGATCGGCATAAATAGTTTTATCCAAGCCAAGACAGGATGGTTGCCAGAGCAATATCAATCATCTCCTAAACAGCGCCAGCAAATAAGCCGTATCCTCTCAACACCCCAGCCTTGGACTTTGATGTTTGAGTCCGAGTTTGAAGAGAATCTAGCACGGTTAAGCAAACTGCATAAAAAGCACATTCAAAACGGCAAATACTATTGGGAGTTTATCTACAACTGGATGACTCCAGAAGAAAAAGCCAAACTTGACATCGTTAATCCCGTTCTAGCCAACGGACGCAGGAAACACAAAATACATCAGATGTTATCTTCTCAAACCAAACAACGACTATCACCACACGTTACATCAGTTTTAATACTCATGAAGTCAGCTAATTCAGTGGCAGAACTACGGCGATTGGTACAACGACAGTATGGAGTAGATCAACCTAATCTGTTCGATGGCTGGAGTCTGGAATAA
- a CDS encoding exopolysaccharide biosynthesis protein encodes MVQNPETSDNALRMSEVLQRFLEKYQGDEVRLRDLFNEMEDRAFASTLLICALPEALPLPIAGISALVAMPLMLVSGQLVLGFQKPWLPDWVLDQPFKQEYSQQIISGVIPFLEKLECFFEPRWSLFTSPEAERCVGVILLLLGLIIALPIPFGNMLPAIIIVLICLGLIEKDGLIIAISGIVAGISPALLLLIL; translated from the coding sequence TTGGTTCAAAACCCTGAAACTTCTGACAACGCTCTGCGAATGTCTGAAGTGTTGCAACGATTTCTGGAAAAGTATCAAGGTGATGAGGTACGCTTACGGGATTTGTTTAACGAGATGGAGGATCGGGCGTTTGCTTCAACGCTGCTGATCTGCGCTTTGCCTGAAGCTTTACCTCTGCCAATTGCGGGAATTTCTGCCCTCGTTGCCATGCCCTTAATGCTGGTTTCAGGTCAGTTAGTACTCGGATTCCAGAAGCCCTGGCTGCCTGACTGGGTACTAGATCAGCCCTTCAAACAAGAATACTCTCAGCAAATTATTTCTGGGGTCATACCCTTTCTAGAAAAGCTGGAATGCTTTTTTGAACCCCGATGGTCGTTGTTTACCAGCCCGGAAGCTGAACGGTGTGTTGGCGTGATTTTGTTATTACTTGGCTTGATCATTGCCCTGCCAATCCCTTTTGGTAATATGCTTCCAGCAATCATCATCGTTTTGATCTGTCTTGGCTTGATTGAAAAAGACGGGCTAATAATTGCAATTAGTGGTATAGTTGCTGGCATTAGTCCAGCACTTCTATTGTTAATCCTGTAA
- a CDS encoding PEP-CTERM sorting domain-containing protein, with the protein MSNGNENVPEPTSLLSLLFGVGAIAVSKKSAKTKSEA; encoded by the coding sequence TTGAGCAATGGCAACGAGAACGTACCTGAACCCACTTCCCTACTAAGTCTATTGTTTGGAGTTGGTGCAATTGCTGTCTCTAAAAAATCTGCTAAGACGAAATCTGAAGCGTGA
- a CDS encoding AAA family ATPase: MSIIAVINQKGGAGKSTISVHLARWLQKQGESVLVVDADAQCSSSKWLARLEQVIPCQVLQAPDALLDELPKLVESYTWVVADGPAALSETTRALVLTADLAIIPCQPAGIDLESASDTVHLIQQAQRIRRGEPKAVMFVNRAVKGTKLKDEAVEVLQLMPNVTVLENVLHQRQIIADCYGQNATIFDLSGSTAGIARRELEQLFKEFLEVLND, encoded by the coding sequence ATGTCAATCATTGCAGTTATAAATCAAAAAGGAGGAGCAGGTAAGTCAACAATTTCTGTGCATCTTGCACGATGGTTACAAAAACAAGGTGAATCTGTACTGGTTGTAGATGCTGATGCCCAATGCTCATCTTCTAAATGGCTGGCACGATTAGAACAGGTCATTCCTTGCCAAGTCCTTCAAGCACCTGATGCACTATTGGATGAGTTACCTAAGCTAGTTGAGTCTTATACATGGGTCGTTGCTGATGGACCGGCAGCTCTATCTGAAACTACCAGGGCATTAGTTTTAACTGCTGATTTAGCGATTATTCCGTGTCAACCTGCGGGCATAGACCTTGAAAGCGCTTCTGACACTGTACATTTAATTCAACAAGCACAGCGAATTCGACGGGGAGAACCTAAAGCCGTAATGTTTGTTAATCGTGCCGTAAAAGGAACAAAGTTAAAAGATGAAGCAGTCGAGGTACTTCAGCTCATGCCTAATGTCACAGTTTTAGAGAATGTACTTCATCAACGACAGATTATTGCTGACTGCTACGGACAAAATGCTACTATCTTTGATTTATCTGGATCGACTGCCGGAATTGCTAGGCGTGAGCTTGAGCAATTATTTAAGGAATTTTTAGAGGTTTTGAATGACTAA
- a CDS encoding DNA topoisomerase IB, with the protein MQLKLQKKIIKEVEAALAVEPLESAKLIGLHYVSDTTPGIKRQRMGEEFCYFDIHGQKVDEQAELDRIKALIIPPAWNDVWICPHPQGHLQATGRDAKGRKQYRYHTHWHKVRSQTKFTRMIAFGQALPKLRQRVQQDLALPGLPKEKVLATIVKLLEITKIRVGNEEYAQTNKSFGLTTMRDRHVDISGCKLKFKFRGKSGVEHEIDLSERRLAKIVKKCQELPGQELFQYQGSEGSHQPINSSDVNGYLSEITELDFTAKDFRTWFGTVLAVQELYNLGKFKSQTEAKKNITQAIKNVADELGNRPATCRKYYIHPGVLDAYIDGSLLAIMEQELQRKPSTSLTELHLEERVLIRILEQYLLAEL; encoded by the coding sequence ATGCAGCTGAAGCTTCAAAAGAAAATAATTAAAGAAGTTGAAGCCGCCCTTGCAGTTGAGCCGCTTGAATCAGCGAAACTGATAGGGTTGCATTATGTTAGTGATACAACTCCAGGAATTAAGCGACAGCGAATGGGTGAAGAATTCTGCTATTTTGACATTCATGGTCAAAAAGTTGATGAGCAAGCGGAATTAGACAGAATTAAGGCTTTAATTATCCCACCTGCTTGGAATGATGTTTGGATTTGCCCACATCCACAGGGACATTTACAAGCTACAGGACGAGACGCCAAAGGACGCAAACAGTACCGCTATCATACTCATTGGCACAAAGTACGCAGTCAAACTAAGTTTACGCGCATGATTGCTTTTGGACAAGCACTACCTAAGCTCCGCCAACGCGTACAACAAGATTTAGCATTACCAGGATTACCAAAAGAAAAAGTCTTAGCAACAATAGTGAAGCTTTTAGAAATTACCAAAATTCGCGTGGGTAACGAAGAATATGCCCAAACAAATAAATCTTTTGGTCTGACAACAATGAGAGATCGCCATGTTGATATCTCTGGTTGTAAATTAAAATTTAAATTTCGGGGCAAGAGTGGAGTAGAACATGAAATTGATTTGAGCGAGCGGCGTTTAGCAAAAATTGTCAAAAAATGTCAGGAGCTTCCAGGACAAGAACTATTTCAGTATCAGGGCAGTGAAGGTAGCCATCAACCTATTAACTCTAGCGATGTGAATGGATATTTGAGTGAAATTACAGAATTAGATTTCACTGCTAAAGATTTTCGGACTTGGTTTGGTACAGTCTTAGCAGTGCAGGAGTTATATAATTTAGGGAAGTTTAAATCACAAACAGAAGCCAAAAAGAATATTACTCAAGCAATTAAGAACGTAGCTGATGAGCTAGGAAATCGTCCGGCAACTTGTCGAAAATATTATATACACCCTGGGGTACTTGATGCATACATAGATGGTTCTCTTTTAGCAATTATGGAACAAGAACTTCAACGAAAACCATCTACGTCATTAACAGAATTACATTTAGAGGAAAGAGTATTAATTAGAATTTTAGAACAGTACTTATTAGCAGAACTTTAA
- a CDS encoding DUF2958 domain-containing protein, giving the protein MELLTADIRTQLPSLASTEGENDPIAYVKFFMPGTNWTWHATEFDGEDTFFGLVQGLEEELGCFCLSELQKIRDSFGRQIERDLYFKPTPLSQLHPHKQGPSQ; this is encoded by the coding sequence ATGGAATTATTAACAGCAGACATCCGTACTCAGTTACCTTCTTTAGCTTCTACTGAGGGCGAAAATGACCCGATTGCATACGTAAAATTCTTTATGCCAGGCACTAACTGGACTTGGCACGCCACTGAGTTTGATGGCGAAGATACCTTCTTTGGATTGGTGCAAGGGTTAGAAGAAGAGTTGGGCTGCTTTTGTTTAAGTGAATTGCAAAAAATTCGTGATTCCTTCGGGCGGCAAATCGAGCGTGACTTGTATTTTAAACCCACACCTCTGTCGCAACTGCACCCTCACAAACAAGGCCCTTCCCAGTAA
- a CDS encoding tetratricopeptide repeat protein — protein sequence MQQETIESYAIAIRNYNTALRFSPNDFNTLNLLGFALEKLSELQLRQNEPTEAIETLKQAVATYERVFSLTPDDAIGLGYYGMAVERLAELLSKQNYVKEAFLTYQQSLSIYDTAIKFAPNDYGNYALKASVFTSIADFHLSLLQYTQALENYQQAIAFYDISLQLKYIEANEFDKARIIEKLAQCLEQLLRYEEALSCYQTILEIFNRLLPKNDKHIKSVERQIQKLSAQLN from the coding sequence ATGCAGCAAGAAACAATAGAAAGTTACGCGATTGCAATCAGAAATTATAATACGGCGCTTAGGTTTTCTCCCAATGATTTCAATACCCTCAACCTATTGGGTTTTGCGCTCGAAAAGCTCTCTGAATTACAGTTACGTCAAAACGAACCTACAGAGGCAATTGAGACTCTAAAGCAAGCAGTTGCCACGTATGAAAGAGTATTTTCTTTAACTCCTGATGATGCGATTGGTTTAGGATATTACGGCATGGCAGTAGAAAGATTAGCTGAACTTTTATCAAAGCAAAACTATGTAAAAGAAGCATTTTTAACTTACCAGCAATCGCTTAGTATCTATGATACTGCAATCAAATTTGCTCCGAATGACTATGGTAATTATGCACTCAAAGCTAGTGTATTTACATCAATAGCTGATTTCCACTTGAGTTTGTTGCAATATACACAGGCTCTTGAAAACTATCAGCAAGCGATCGCTTTTTACGATATTTCACTTCAATTAAAATACATTGAGGCTAACGAGTTCGATAAAGCTCGGATTATAGAAAAATTAGCCCAGTGCTTGGAGCAATTATTACGTTACGAAGAAGCATTGTCGTGTTACCAAACGATACTGGAGATATTCAACCGCCTTTTGCCTAAAAATGATAAACATATTAAGTCTGTAGAACGGCAAATCCAAAAACTGTCTGCACAATTAAATTAA
- a CDS encoding nitronate monooxygenase — protein sequence MWPKTELIDLLKIRHPIIQAPMAGASTPELVAAVSNAGGLGSYGGAATAPAKLRSSIRQIRELTDQPFGVNLFAPAVEAYELASEQHSPMSELLTMWHNELDAGTVPEPVKFQLFYSEEV from the coding sequence ATGTGGCCTAAGACAGAACTGATAGATTTACTCAAGATCAGACACCCAATAATTCAGGCTCCGATGGCCGGGGCTTCCACACCTGAGTTGGTTGCAGCGGTTTCTAATGCAGGAGGTCTTGGTTCCTACGGCGGTGCAGCCACCGCACCAGCCAAACTTCGCTCCTCTATTAGGCAAATCCGAGAACTGACAGACCAACCCTTTGGAGTTAATTTGTTTGCACCAGCAGTTGAAGCGTATGAGCTTGCCTCTGAGCAGCATTCCCCCATGTCCGAACTGTTAACAATGTGGCATAACGAGCTTGACGCAGGGACTGTTCCCGAACCAGTGAAATTTCAACTTTTTTATTCTGAAGAGGTGTAG
- a CDS encoding Rpn family recombination-promoting nuclease/putative transposase, whose protein sequence is MIDHDRLFKELLSTFFVEFLDLFLPQVANQIDRGSIQFLPQEVFTDVTSGEKKEIDLLAQVRYQQQETYFLIHIENQSYTQSEFAKRMFNYFARLYEKYDLPIYPVVIFSFDEPLRAQLTNHCVKFADFNVLDFNFKAIQLNQLSWRDYLTQQNPIAAALMSKMKISASERPQVKAECLRLLITLKLDPARMQLISGFVDTYLRLSVTEEQAFQTVVDTMGLTQREEVMEIVTSWEQKGAQRALEQVAVNLLREGMATEAIVRVTGLTVEQVQQLQAQLSQEN, encoded by the coding sequence ATGATTGACCACGACCGCCTTTTCAAAGAATTACTATCCACATTTTTTGTTGAGTTTCTGGATTTATTTCTGCCTCAAGTAGCCAACCAAATAGACCGGGGTTCTATTCAATTTTTACCCCAGGAAGTGTTTACTGATGTTACTTCCGGGGAAAAGAAGGAAATTGATTTACTAGCACAAGTACGTTATCAGCAGCAAGAGACTTATTTTTTAATTCATATTGAAAATCAGTCTTATACTCAGTCAGAATTTGCCAAGCGGATGTTTAACTACTTTGCAAGGCTATACGAAAAATATGATTTACCGATTTACCCAGTGGTAATTTTTTCGTTTGATGAACCACTTCGCGCCCAATTAACGAATCATTGCGTAAAGTTTGCTGATTTCAATGTACTTGATTTTAATTTTAAGGCGATTCAGTTAAATCAATTGAGTTGGCGAGATTATTTAACACAACAAAACCCGATAGCTGCGGCTTTGATGTCTAAAATGAAGATTTCTGCATCAGAACGTCCACAAGTGAAAGCTGAGTGTTTGCGATTGTTAATTACTTTAAAATTAGATCCAGCGCGGATGCAACTGATTTCTGGGTTCGTTGATACGTATTTGCGACTCTCTGTCACAGAAGAACAAGCCTTTCAAACGGTTGTCGATACAATGGGGTTAACACAGCGGGAAGAAGTTATGGAGATTGTTACTAGTTGGGAACAAAAAGGCGCTCAACGAGCATTGGAACAGGTAGCAGTGAATTTACTGCGCGAGGGTATGGCGACTGAAGCAATTGTGCGAGTCACAGGATTAACAGTAGAGCAAGTGCAGCAGTTACAGGCACAGCTGTCCCAAGAAAATTAG
- a CDS encoding J domain-containing protein produces MPRKTTVPSQSIKVTPLALSQLHIRLEFLEKEHQSLLKQIKRKRTELKNFVEQMRSFGTEFLTKATPNFQKMAELDQEIHTLFEEIFTTRKFGKQTLKNIEAVYRNLQITGVISVKANSKHVDTELDEPFENEDTNTDFSNETSEEQHQYWQSQQPVESPSVARTDDQRKIRQTFLKLAEIFHPDKVTDSETQKYHTEIMKEINKAYQEGDLAKLLEIERSQQAGEVIDNNSEDDLTRRCRTLEQQNQILLAQYENLKQELRLTKNTPEGTMVCDSRKAAKKGIDAMAAIVETMESEINVVSGIRDFVKDFREQKITIKEFLAGPAPLHSLDEEIIEDILEQMLSELMR; encoded by the coding sequence ATGCCTCGAAAAACTACAGTTCCATCGCAATCAATTAAAGTAACTCCGCTGGCTCTGTCTCAATTACATATCCGCTTAGAGTTTCTGGAAAAAGAACACCAATCCCTGCTTAAGCAGATCAAGAGAAAGCGCACGGAACTGAAGAACTTTGTCGAACAGATGCGTTCTTTTGGCACGGAATTTCTCACAAAAGCTACTCCCAATTTCCAAAAGATGGCTGAGTTAGACCAGGAAATCCATACTCTGTTTGAGGAAATTTTTACTACTAGAAAGTTCGGTAAACAAACCCTTAAGAATATAGAAGCAGTTTATCGTAACCTACAGATAACAGGAGTTATAAGTGTCAAAGCCAATAGTAAACACGTAGATACAGAGTTAGACGAACCGTTTGAAAATGAAGATACCAATACAGATTTTTCAAACGAAACTAGTGAAGAACAGCATCAATATTGGCAATCGCAACAGCCTGTAGAATCTCCCTCTGTAGCCAGAACAGATGACCAAAGAAAAATTCGTCAAACATTTCTGAAATTAGCTGAAATCTTTCACCCTGATAAAGTCACAGACAGTGAAACACAGAAGTATCACACAGAAATTATGAAAGAAATCAATAAAGCTTATCAAGAAGGCGACTTGGCAAAACTTCTTGAAATTGAACGAAGTCAACAAGCTGGGGAAGTTATTGACAATAATAGCGAGGATGATTTAACCCGTAGATGCCGAACTCTAGAACAACAAAATCAAATTCTTCTGGCTCAATACGAAAACTTGAAACAGGAACTGCGTTTGACAAAAAATACTCCAGAAGGAACGATGGTTTGCGATTCTCGAAAAGCTGCTAAAAAAGGCATTGACGCTATGGCTGCGATCGTAGAAACAATGGAATCTGAAATTAACGTTGTTTCTGGGATTCGGGATTTTGTTAAGGATTTTAGAGAACAGAAAATCACCATTAAAGAATTTCTCGCTGGCCCAGCACCTCTGCACTCCTTAGACGAAGAAATTATAGAAGATATTCTGGAGCAGATGTTGTCAGAATTAATGAGATAG
- a CDS encoding DNA-binding response regulator: protein MTATQQEIMDLRALNLTPKQIARKLGIKVSEVNAAIQNQAQQTTLDRLVKGELDPVYQCLASENLIQLLPKIPPGNSIKNLLTKILPVKKNDDIERGLGLVIIARETRYNQIKLCSYLLDIWCLGVKDTIPPRTVDKIKFKEFTQALFNPFPGKPQVVPLEVAQGMIFSACEYAESLGFKPHKDFSKSRSHIGQWDGKIRIECGRDGKPFYINGPHDNPKKIMETLKKSRGEGNFDFMIGERPY from the coding sequence ATGACAGCGACACAACAAGAAATTATGGATTTACGGGCATTAAATTTAACCCCAAAACAAATAGCCCGAAAACTAGGTATCAAAGTATCAGAAGTCAATGCAGCCATTCAAAATCAAGCACAGCAAACCACATTAGATAGATTGGTAAAAGGAGAATTAGATCCGGTATATCAGTGTCTAGCAAGCGAGAATCTCATCCAATTGTTACCGAAAATTCCACCAGGAAACAGTATCAAAAATCTGCTAACAAAAATCCTACCTGTTAAAAAAAATGACGATATTGAGCGCGGTTTAGGATTGGTAATTATTGCCAGAGAGACTCGATACAATCAAATTAAGCTTTGTAGTTACCTTTTAGATATATGGTGCTTAGGTGTCAAAGATACCATACCACCACGTACAGTAGACAAAATAAAATTTAAAGAATTTACACAAGCTCTATTCAATCCATTTCCTGGAAAACCGCAAGTGGTTCCCCTCGAAGTTGCTCAAGGGATGATATTTAGTGCTTGCGAATATGCAGAAAGCTTAGGGTTTAAACCACACAAAGACTTTTCTAAATCGCGTTCGCACATCGGGCAATGGGATGGGAAAATACGTATTGAATGTGGCCGTGACGGGAAACCATTTTATATCAATGGCCCCCACGATAACCCAAAAAAGATTATGGAAACATTGAAGAAAAGTAGAGGTGAAGGTAATTTTGATTTTATGATTGGTGAGCGCCCTTATTAA
- a CDS encoding ParB/RepB/Spo0J family partition protein has protein sequence MTKSRQSLTQGLSASIAQKFITDPKSVESSQTLSIQQIQLPAKQPRRYFDQEKQAQLVKSIREHGILEPLLVRPLANGNYELVAGERRYRAAQSIGLSDLPVVSKELDDQQALQVALLENLQREDLNPVEETEAILDLLSLTLKISTDEVSSILNRANHAKNRHQELEENVFLQLQALESILSGLGKFSAESFRTSRLPLLNLPPEILKVLREGKIEFTKARAIAQVKNEDQRQALLKLALSKNLSFREIKQKIKELNVREEIPSSTSYVQRYSQIGKQLKKTSVWNDASKRAKLDKLLSQLEELVGKVDE, from the coding sequence ATGACTAAATCAAGACAATCACTTACTCAAGGGCTTTCTGCTTCCATTGCCCAAAAATTTATTACCGATCCTAAAAGTGTTGAATCTTCTCAAACATTATCTATTCAACAAATTCAACTTCCTGCCAAGCAACCTCGCCGTTATTTTGATCAAGAAAAACAAGCCCAGTTAGTTAAATCAATTAGAGAACATGGAATTTTAGAACCTTTGCTGGTTCGCCCATTAGCAAACGGTAATTACGAGTTAGTAGCTGGTGAAAGGCGCTATCGAGCAGCGCAGTCAATTGGACTGAGTGATCTTCCTGTGGTTTCTAAGGAATTAGATGACCAACAAGCTCTCCAAGTTGCGCTTCTAGAAAACTTACAACGAGAGGATCTTAATCCAGTTGAAGAAACTGAGGCTATTCTTGATCTCTTGTCGCTCACGCTAAAAATTAGTACTGATGAAGTTAGTTCTATATTGAATCGTGCAAACCATGCCAAAAATCGTCATCAAGAGTTGGAGGAAAACGTTTTCCTCCAACTTCAAGCCCTCGAATCGATTTTATCGGGACTAGGGAAATTTTCAGCCGAATCCTTTCGTACTAGTCGTTTACCATTGTTAAATCTCCCGCCTGAAATCTTGAAAGTGCTGCGTGAAGGGAAAATAGAGTTTACGAAGGCAAGAGCGATCGCACAAGTTAAAAATGAAGATCAGCGTCAAGCCTTGCTTAAGCTAGCGTTATCCAAAAACTTGAGTTTCAGGGAAATTAAGCAAAAAATTAAAGAACTCAATGTCAGAGAAGAAATACCATCTAGCACAAGCTATGTTCAAAGATATTCCCAAATTGGAAAACAACTTAAAAAAACATCTGTTTGGAATGATGCAAGTAAACGAGCAAAGTTAGATAAGCTACTCTCTCAATTGGAAGAGTTAGTAGGGAAAGTTGATGAATAG
- a CDS encoding SDR family NAD(P)-dependent oxidoreductase produces the protein MSKQLENKVVIVTGAGKGIGRAIALAFAVEGAHIVIADKSEELASLTADAIKAIGGKAIALITDVTQEQSVADMVEQTLISFGKIDILVANAGIQRRYFVADLPRAEFQAILDVNLLGVFLTSKAVLPTFYSRQEGNIILIGSDSGKHGYAYNAAYCASKFAVIGFMEALADEAKHYRVRVNALCLAGVKTDMGKELKEADGNCVNDTYFIEPEEVADVALFLASHQSRAIHGQAINVYGGVNYRLIREAPLMTEPC, from the coding sequence GTGTCAAAGCAACTTGAAAATAAGGTTGTAATAGTTACAGGTGCAGGGAAAGGCATTGGTCGGGCAATTGCGCTTGCCTTCGCTGTTGAGGGGGCACATATTGTTATAGCTGATAAGTCTGAGGAATTAGCCAGCCTGACTGCTGATGCAATTAAAGCGATTGGTGGAAAAGCAATTGCTTTGATAACTGATGTAACTCAAGAACAGTCTGTTGCTGATATGGTAGAGCAAACACTTATTAGCTTCGGCAAAATTGATATTTTGGTAGCAAATGCAGGTATTCAACGCCGTTATTTTGTTGCTGACTTGCCGCGTGCTGAATTTCAAGCAATACTTGATGTCAATTTACTTGGTGTGTTTCTGACATCCAAAGCGGTACTACCGACGTTTTACTCTCGACAGGAAGGGAACATTATATTGATAGGTTCTGATTCAGGCAAACATGGCTATGCATATAATGCTGCATATTGTGCTAGTAAATTTGCAGTAATTGGTTTTATGGAAGCATTAGCTGATGAAGCAAAGCACTATCGAGTCAGGGTGAATGCACTATGTCTCGCTGGGGTGAAAACCGACATGGGTAAGGAATTAAAAGAAGCAGACGGCAACTGCGTTAATGACACCTACTTTATAGAACCTGAAGAAGTTGCAGATGTGGCATTATTTTTGGCTTCACACCAATCGCGTGCTATTCATGGGCAAGCAATCAATGTTTACGGTGGAGTCAATTATCGCCTGATAAGAGAAGCTCCCCTCATGACTGAGCCATGCTAA